The following are encoded in a window of Candidatus Jordarchaeales archaeon genomic DNA:
- a CDS encoding saccharopine dehydrogenase NADP-binding domain-containing protein: MKACVLGCGTVGGTAAMILGGSELFDEIVLGDIRVEAAKRIVPFCKCKTEAKRVDVNNKNSLKKFMRGADVILNCTGPFYEYGPKVLRAAIEAGVNYVDVCDDLDATLEQLKMDEDAKKAGVTALIGMGSSPGLANVIAKYCAENLLDETEAIDILHVHGGEASEGAAVIKHRIHSMMMDIPMFLDGKMVTVRLFEESGRALETDVEFPEIGTYRVHAYPHPETITLPKYIKGVKRVTNLGTVAPPKYINLIKDVVRLGMTSEEPIEVQGRKVVPLEFAVAFILSQREKILKEAGMTQAMGCLKIDVKGKKKGEEVTYSFSFTSKGAGMGEGTGIPAAIGTILMAQGKVHGKGVLPPEACLDPMDVLKLAQEILKRMGAKGIPLIVEITDKKGKRRVKLEEVIPGLA, translated from the coding sequence TTGAAGGCGTGCGTTTTAGGTTGCGGCACTGTTGGTGGAACGGCCGCGATGATCCTGGGCGGCAGCGAGCTGTTCGACGAAATAGTCTTGGGAGATATTCGAGTGGAAGCTGCGAAGAGGATAGTCCCGTTCTGCAAGTGCAAGACTGAGGCTAAGCGTGTAGACGTGAACAACAAGAACAGTTTGAAGAAGTTTATGAGAGGCGCGGACGTCATATTAAACTGTACGGGTCCGTTCTACGAGTATGGACCAAAGGTTTTAAGGGCCGCGATAGAGGCCGGGGTAAACTATGTTGACGTATGCGACGACTTGGACGCGACGCTTGAGCAGCTGAAAATGGACGAGGACGCGAAGAAAGCGGGTGTGACCGCGCTCATAGGCATGGGCAGCTCGCCTGGTCTCGCCAACGTGATAGCGAAGTACTGCGCTGAGAACCTCTTGGACGAAACAGAGGCCATAGACATACTCCACGTTCACGGAGGGGAGGCGAGTGAGGGAGCTGCTGTGATAAAGCACAGGATACACTCGATGATGATGGACATACCAATGTTCCTAGACGGGAAAATGGTGACAGTTAGGCTTTTCGAGGAGAGTGGGAGGGCCCTTGAGACGGACGTGGAGTTCCCGGAAATCGGAACATACCGTGTCCACGCGTACCCCCACCCTGAAACGATAACCCTGCCAAAGTACATCAAGGGAGTTAAGAGGGTGACAAACCTCGGCACGGTTGCGCCTCCAAAGTACATTAACCTCATAAAGGACGTAGTCAGGCTCGGGATGACCAGCGAGGAGCCCATAGAAGTGCAGGGGCGAAAGGTCGTCCCGCTGGAGTTCGCGGTCGCTTTCATACTCTCGCAGAGAGAAAAGATACTCAAGGAGGCCGGCATGACTCAAGCCATGGGGTGTCTCAAGATAGACGTTAAGGGGAAGAAGAAGGGGGAAGAAGTAACATACTCGTTCTCCTTCACATCTAAAGGGGCGGGGATGGGTGAAGGAACAGGGATACCAGCAGCAATAGGAACAATATTAATGGCGCAGGGGAAAGTCCACGGGAAAGGTGTGCTCCCACCGGAGGCTTGCCTAGACCCAATGGATGTCCTAAAGTTGGCACAAGAGATCCTCAAGCGCATGGGGGCTAAAGGCATACCCCTCATAGTGGAGATCACAGACAAGAAGGGCAAGAGAAGGGTTAAACTAGAAGAAGTCATACCCGGGCTAGCCTAA
- the larE gene encoding ATP-dependent sacrificial sulfur transferase LarE: MEAALLVFGDKYDRLRRFILDKGRNGVVVAFSGGVDSSTLAAVCRRLLGDKAAAVTVVSPLHPPEEVEEACRVAREIGVRHLLVEGDQLSDENFVRNMEDRCYHCKKGMLKTLRKVADELGFEAIFEGTSFSDLGGHRPGWKAVIEVDRVYSPWVEARFTKDEIRAFARALGLSVHDKPSTACLATRIPFNERITVEKLVRVGRAESVVKRIAGVRQVRVRDHCGLARIEVSRSELERMLSLEVLDSVARELKKLGFNYVTLDLEGYREGSMLLTARGSGS, encoded by the coding sequence TTGGAGGCTGCTTTACTTGTTTTTGGTGACAAGTACGATAGGTTGAGGAGGTTCATCCTTGATAAGGGGAGAAATGGTGTTGTCGTCGCCTTTTCCGGCGGTGTTGATAGTTCCACACTGGCCGCTGTATGTCGCAGACTGCTGGGGGACAAGGCTGCCGCGGTAACCGTGGTTTCGCCACTCCACCCTCCCGAGGAGGTCGAAGAGGCGTGCAGGGTCGCGCGTGAGATAGGTGTGAGACACCTTCTTGTTGAGGGTGACCAGCTTTCAGATGAGAACTTTGTCCGGAACATGGAGGACAGGTGTTACCACTGCAAGAAGGGTATGTTGAAGACGCTGAGGAAGGTTGCAGACGAACTCGGGTTTGAGGCGATTTTCGAGGGGACGAGCTTCTCGGATTTGGGGGGTCATAGGCCTGGGTGGAAGGCTGTCATTGAAGTGGACCGTGTTTACAGCCCGTGGGTTGAAGCGAGGTTCACGAAGGACGAAATTAGGGCGTTTGCCAGGGCGCTGGGTCTCTCGGTGCACGACAAGCCCTCAACAGCGTGCCTAGCAACGCGCATACCCTTTAATGAAAGGATAACAGTCGAGAAGCTTGTAAGGGTAGGTAGGGCTGAAAGCGTCGTGAAGCGCATAGCAGGGGTAAGGCAGGTTAGGGTGAGAGATCACTGCGGATTGGCGAGGATAGAGGTTAGCAGGAGTGAGCTCGAAAGGATGCTCAGCTTAGAAGTGTTGGACTCCGTTGCTAGGGAACTTAAAAAACTCGGTTTCAACTATGTCACCTTAGACTTGGAGGGGTATAGGGAGGGGAGCATGCTTCTAACGGCCAGAGGCTCTGGTAGCTAG
- a CDS encoding 3-hydroxyacyl-CoA dehydrogenase produces the protein MKVEDIKTITVLGAGLMGHGIAQICAMAGYKVWLRDIKQEFLDSGMQKIQWSLSKLVEKQKISEADAKATLGRISTTLDLKEAAKEADFVIEAIPEVMSLKQETFKELDKICPPHAILASNTSSLSITEIAKATKRPDKVVGMHFFNPPQLMRLVEVIYGEKTSDETAKVTYDLAKKLGKDPVYCKKDVPGFIANRVMTPPGIFFCWLISEGILKPEEIDSVLHLRAGQPMGALGLMDYTGIDTNYHVMKFFEEREPSKFKVPPIIEKLFKEGKLGVKTGEGFYKYPEKKWQVPSVWNESTAKAAEQKFQPFWGIYLSINIAAELVANKVATPEDVDKAVKLGFNMPFGVLELADSFGIDVVVQQLEELAKKYGHIDNLKALLTPHPLLKEMVAKGELGRKTGKGFYKY, from the coding sequence ATGAAAGTTGAGGATATCAAGACTATAACAGTTCTAGGCGCAGGCCTGATGGGTCACGGTATAGCCCAGATCTGCGCCATGGCCGGTTACAAGGTCTGGCTGCGTGACATAAAGCAGGAGTTTCTCGACTCGGGAATGCAGAAGATTCAGTGGAGTCTCAGCAAACTTGTGGAGAAGCAGAAGATTTCCGAGGCTGACGCTAAAGCCACGCTGGGAAGGATATCTACAACGCTAGACCTCAAGGAGGCGGCCAAAGAGGCGGACTTCGTAATAGAGGCGATACCCGAAGTCATGAGCCTTAAGCAGGAGACATTCAAAGAGCTAGACAAAATATGCCCGCCTCACGCCATACTCGCGTCTAACACGAGCTCGCTTTCGATAACTGAGATTGCTAAGGCGACGAAGAGGCCGGACAAAGTTGTGGGGATGCACTTCTTCAACCCGCCGCAGCTGATGAGGCTGGTCGAGGTCATATACGGCGAAAAAACTAGTGATGAGACAGCCAAAGTGACGTACGATCTTGCGAAGAAGCTGGGCAAGGACCCGGTATACTGCAAGAAGGATGTACCCGGCTTCATAGCTAACAGGGTTATGACTCCGCCCGGGATATTCTTCTGCTGGCTTATAAGTGAAGGGATTCTCAAGCCTGAGGAGATAGACTCGGTTCTCCACTTGAGAGCTGGTCAGCCGATGGGCGCTCTAGGCCTTATGGACTACACTGGTATAGACACGAACTACCACGTTATGAAGTTCTTTGAGGAGCGTGAGCCAAGCAAGTTCAAGGTGCCGCCGATAATTGAGAAGCTCTTTAAGGAGGGTAAGCTTGGCGTTAAGACGGGGGAGGGCTTCTACAAGTACCCTGAGAAGAAGTGGCAAGTTCCATCTGTGTGGAATGAAAGCACGGCTAAGGCCGCCGAGCAGAAGTTCCAGCCATTCTGGGGGATATACCTCTCGATAAACATAGCAGCCGAGCTCGTCGCCAACAAGGTTGCAACACCAGAAGATGTCGACAAGGCCGTGAAATTAGGATTCAACATGCCGTTTGGCGTGCTTGAGCTGGCTGACAGCTTTGGAATAGATGTCGTAGTCCAGCAGCTAGAAGAACTAGCGAAGAAGTATGGACACATAGACAACCTCAAAGCCTTGCTCACACCACACCCACTGCTCAAAGAGATGGTCGCTAAGGGCGAGCTGGGAAGAAAGACTGGAAAAGGCTTCTACAAGTACTAA
- a CDS encoding acetyl-CoA C-acetyltransferase, whose amino-acid sequence MWNVVIAGYLRTPISRSRPREPEKDVFNSLRADELAAIVVRELVERSGIDKKDIDHCIMGCANQSGEQFNYGGRLISLQAGLEFETPALGVERQCGSAMTAIGIGAMEIETGVSEVVIAGGYEHMTHVPMGANVNPNPEYIKREKRFDWMIAFNMGLTAEKLAEESGITKQEMDEWSLRSHQLAAKAYREGYFKGEILPIEVTLPDGKKTVIDRDQSIREDTTLEKIASLPPAFKPGGVITAGNSSPLNAGAGAVLLMSERKAKEYGIEPMAYVRYAAWAGVDPSVMGKGPVPASRKILKKANLKVSDIDFWEINEAFAVVTLYCIKELGINPDIVNVKGGAIAIGHPLGMTGARLTGTLARILNLMDGRYGIATMCCGGGQGTAVLIERP is encoded by the coding sequence ATGTGGAATGTTGTTATCGCTGGTTACTTGAGGACGCCCATCTCCCGTTCTCGGCCAAGAGAGCCTGAAAAAGATGTGTTTAACAGTTTGAGGGCGGACGAGCTAGCTGCGATAGTTGTCAGAGAACTCGTGGAGCGGTCTGGGATAGACAAGAAGGACATTGACCACTGCATAATGGGGTGTGCCAACCAGTCTGGGGAACAGTTCAACTATGGTGGAAGGCTGATAAGCCTCCAGGCTGGGCTGGAGTTTGAGACACCGGCTCTCGGCGTTGAACGACAATGCGGCTCAGCAATGACTGCGATCGGGATAGGGGCAATGGAGATAGAGACAGGGGTCTCCGAAGTAGTCATAGCAGGCGGCTACGAGCACATGACTCACGTTCCCATGGGTGCAAACGTGAACCCCAACCCGGAGTACATAAAGAGGGAGAAGAGGTTCGACTGGATGATAGCGTTCAACATGGGCTTAACGGCGGAAAAGCTCGCTGAAGAGTCAGGCATAACAAAACAGGAAATGGACGAGTGGTCCCTGAGAAGCCACCAGCTCGCCGCTAAAGCGTACAGGGAGGGCTACTTCAAAGGCGAAATCCTCCCGATAGAGGTCACATTGCCAGACGGCAAGAAAACGGTGATAGACCGGGATCAGAGTATTAGGGAGGACACGACGCTCGAAAAGATTGCCAGTCTACCTCCGGCGTTCAAGCCGGGTGGCGTAATAACTGCTGGCAACTCGTCCCCCCTAAACGCCGGCGCTGGTGCAGTCCTCTTGATGAGCGAAAGGAAGGCTAAAGAGTACGGCATTGAGCCTATGGCATACGTGAGGTACGCTGCCTGGGCCGGAGTAGACCCAAGCGTTATGGGCAAGGGCCCCGTCCCGGCCTCAAGGAAAATATTGAAGAAGGCTAACCTCAAGGTGAGCGACATAGACTTCTGGGAGATAAACGAGGCGTTCGCCGTCGTGACACTTTACTGCATAAAAGAGCTCGGCATAAACCCGGACATCGTAAACGTTAAGGGCGGAGCGATAGCCATCGGCCACCCGCTGGGCATGACTGGAGCAAGACTGACGGGAACGCTAGCGAGAATACTAAACCTCATGGATGGCAGGTATGGCATCGCGACAATGTGCTGTGGCGGAGGACAGGGAACGGCAGTCCTAATAGAAAGACCGTGA
- a CDS encoding NAD-dependent deacylase translates to MPLLERNKCVRRKVILSAVLLLAVVGSEFSEGGELEAESELIREAARVLSRSRYAVALTGAGVSTESGIPDFRGPSGVWTKNPEAERKAYEVYEKFLRDPKAYWEDVLRGPSLLGDIWKAQPNPSHYALAELEQMGILKCVITQNIDNLHQKAGSRNVLDFHGNIFKLRCVSCGTRYERVNFNVAEVLSRGDVPRCSRCNYPLKSDVVYFGEPIPGDVYEKSLEEVRRCDVMIVAGTSAVVYPAAYLPRLAKFKPNPAVIIEVNAQPTPLTEEVTDYFIQGLTGKILPKIVEEVKRLREGHA, encoded by the coding sequence ATGCCCCTCTTAGAAAGAAATAAGTGTGTTCGCAGAAAGGTAATCTTGAGTGCTGTCCTTCTTCTAGCTGTGGTTGGTTCTGAATTTTCGGAGGGAGGCGAGTTGGAGGCTGAAAGCGAGTTAATTAGGGAGGCGGCAAGGGTTCTCTCGAGGTCCAGGTATGCGGTGGCACTTACAGGTGCCGGGGTTTCAACTGAGTCGGGGATCCCGGATTTCAGGGGGCCATCCGGGGTATGGACGAAGAATCCTGAAGCAGAGAGGAAAGCCTACGAGGTTTATGAGAAGTTTCTTAGGGATCCGAAGGCATACTGGGAGGATGTGTTGAGGGGGCCTTCACTCTTAGGTGATATTTGGAAGGCGCAGCCGAACCCTTCGCACTACGCGCTGGCGGAGTTGGAGCAGATGGGGATTCTCAAGTGCGTTATCACGCAAAACATTGACAACTTACACCAGAAGGCTGGTAGTAGAAACGTCTTAGACTTCCACGGGAACATCTTCAAGCTCAGGTGCGTGAGCTGTGGTACGAGGTACGAACGGGTCAACTTCAACGTGGCTGAGGTCTTGTCGAGAGGCGACGTCCCTAGGTGTAGTAGGTGCAATTACCCGTTAAAATCGGACGTCGTCTACTTTGGCGAGCCGATTCCGGGCGACGTTTACGAGAAAAGCTTGGAGGAAGTTAGAAGGTGTGATGTTATGATTGTCGCTGGGACCTCGGCTGTTGTGTACCCAGCGGCATACCTTCCAAGGTTAGCGAAGTTCAAGCCGAACCCAGCGGTGATCATTGAAGTTAACGCCCAGCCTACGCCGCTGACGGAAGAAGTGACAGACTACTTCATTCAGGGCTTAACCGGAAAAATACTCCCAAAAATAGTTGAAGAAGTTAAGCGATTGAGGGAAGGGCACGCGTGA
- a CDS encoding LLM class flavin-dependent oxidoreductase, whose product MKFGMLLPPPLPPMDKILKIAGMIDEAGYFSLIIPDHTLMVPPGFTPNALSLMSALSMTTKRVRLGTGVSDVVRYHPSVLAQVMATIDHLSGGRAFLGLGAGEAMNIKPFGIEWGRPYTRLREGVEVLKKLWSGEKFSYNGTYFKFRNAFLQITPVQKTIPIYLGANGPKTRELAGELCEGWMPITETPKTYRENLEDVKRGAERAGRSIRDIDTSLQVYTAVDESYEKALERARLYKGMLISTVEKVEQAGYTLNIPEEFSKRYYFEELLVENEMLTQLVKLSEQVTDEMLTDFFIVGTPKDCIEKIEEFRKAGVRHFLLINIGPDPKYVLKTYMEKIAPAFQG is encoded by the coding sequence GTGAAGTTCGGTATGCTTTTGCCTCCTCCTCTACCTCCTATGGACAAGATTTTGAAAATCGCTGGGATGATTGACGAGGCAGGCTACTTCTCGCTGATTATCCCGGATCACACGCTGATGGTGCCTCCCGGCTTCACGCCGAACGCACTGAGCCTTATGTCGGCGCTCTCGATGACAACTAAGAGGGTGAGACTTGGAACCGGAGTTTCAGACGTGGTAAGGTATCACCCGTCCGTCCTCGCTCAAGTTATGGCTACTATCGACCATTTGTCTGGTGGTAGGGCCTTCCTTGGCTTGGGAGCGGGAGAGGCGATGAACATTAAACCTTTCGGCATAGAATGGGGGCGCCCTTACACGAGACTTAGAGAAGGTGTGGAGGTTCTGAAGAAGCTTTGGTCAGGTGAGAAGTTCTCCTACAATGGAACGTACTTCAAGTTTAGGAACGCCTTCCTCCAGATCACACCTGTCCAGAAGACCATACCGATATACCTCGGTGCAAATGGTCCAAAGACGAGGGAGCTCGCCGGGGAGCTTTGCGAGGGGTGGATGCCCATAACCGAGACGCCGAAAACGTACAGGGAAAACTTGGAGGATGTTAAGAGGGGGGCGGAGAGGGCTGGCCGGAGCATAAGAGACATAGACACTTCTCTCCAAGTGTACACGGCGGTTGACGAAAGCTACGAGAAGGCCTTGGAAAGGGCCCGCCTCTACAAAGGAATGCTGATATCAACCGTGGAGAAAGTCGAGCAGGCAGGGTACACTTTAAACATCCCCGAGGAGTTCTCCAAGAGGTATTACTTCGAGGAGTTGCTTGTGGAAAACGAAATGCTCACGCAACTGGTTAAACTCTCAGAGCAAGTTACAGACGAAATGCTCACAGACTTCTTCATAGTCGGAACACCGAAAGACTGCATAGAAAAGATAGAGGAGTTCAGGAAAGCTGGCGTCAGACACTTCCTCCTCATAAACATCGGGCCAGATCCAAAGTACGTGCTTAAAACATATATGGAGAAAATAGCTCCAGCCTTCCAGGGGTAG
- a CDS encoding DNA polymerase ligase N-terminal domain-containing protein: protein MGALGFNYLVKSSERIYVIQKHYASHLHWDLRLEKDGVLKSWAVPKEPPTTRGVKRLAVAVADHPLDYASFEGIIPEGEYGAGKVEIWDRGVYEEEKWTDKEIVVYMKGEKLRGRYCLIRFEKVKDGWLFFKC from the coding sequence TTGGGAGCACTAGGCTTCAATTATCTCGTGAAGAGTTCTGAAAGAATTTATGTTATCCAGAAGCATTACGCCAGCCACCTGCACTGGGATTTAAGACTGGAGAAAGACGGTGTTCTTAAAAGCTGGGCGGTACCCAAAGAGCCGCCGACTACAAGGGGCGTGAAAAGGCTCGCTGTAGCCGTAGCAGACCACCCATTAGACTACGCGTCCTTCGAAGGGATAATCCCCGAAGGGGAGTATGGAGCGGGGAAAGTGGAAATATGGGACCGGGGGGTTTACGAGGAGGAGAAGTGGACCGACAAGGAGATAGTCGTCTACATGAAGGGGGAAAAACTGAGGGGACGATACTGCCTGATAAGGTTTGAAAAAGTGAAAGACGGCTGGCTCTTCTTCAAGTGCTGA
- a CDS encoding acyl-CoA dehydrogenase family protein, whose protein sequence is MVVGLFDIVLSEEEKRIRDEVREFVRREITSEYLNMLDRDELDFPLEVYRKFGERNLLGIRFPREYGGRGSTWVAECAAVEEVGVVGSAIGCAYSMPSIVGEALYHFGTEEQKRKYLVPMLKGKLVSAEALTEPRGGGGSDFFGTTTVARKEGEYYILNGEKRFIAGGKTADFILVYARTNLDPSVPGHRAISAFIVERNMGVEVAYSYKLLGFRGMGTSRLVFKDVQVPAENLLGRENEGAAIFNKMMVPERLTSAAGAIGGGRAALDVAIRYSILRKAFGRPIRDFQGVSFKVADSVMKLDAARALTYMAARTADLGLDARRLVAEAKAFATEAAWEAVNNAMQILGGIGYTTVYPVERALRDARLGLIWTGSNEVMRMIIQHEVYKEYLKGERPPVRDVEEDAADADKTEEKRYE, encoded by the coding sequence ATGGTGGTCGGTTTGTTTGACATTGTTTTGAGTGAAGAGGAGAAAAGGATTAGGGATGAGGTTAGGGAGTTCGTTAGGCGCGAGATAACCAGTGAGTATCTTAACATGCTTGACAGGGATGAGCTCGACTTCCCCTTGGAAGTTTACAGGAAGTTTGGTGAGAGAAACCTTCTTGGGATCAGGTTTCCGAGGGAGTATGGTGGGCGTGGGAGTACTTGGGTGGCTGAGTGCGCTGCTGTCGAAGAGGTTGGTGTCGTCGGCTCAGCTATAGGGTGCGCTTACTCCATGCCCAGCATTGTTGGTGAGGCGCTTTACCACTTTGGGACTGAGGAGCAGAAGAGGAAGTACCTTGTGCCCATGCTTAAGGGGAAACTGGTTTCGGCTGAGGCGCTGACGGAGCCCCGCGGGGGCGGTGGCTCAGACTTCTTTGGAACGACGACCGTTGCCCGGAAGGAAGGCGAGTATTATATCCTCAATGGGGAGAAGAGGTTTATAGCTGGAGGCAAGACAGCGGACTTCATACTGGTTTACGCTAGGACGAACCTCGACCCCAGTGTTCCCGGCCATAGGGCTATAAGTGCCTTCATAGTTGAAAGGAACATGGGTGTCGAAGTCGCATACTCCTACAAGCTCCTCGGCTTTAGAGGGATGGGGACCTCGCGGCTGGTTTTCAAGGATGTTCAAGTTCCAGCCGAGAACCTCCTCGGAAGGGAGAACGAGGGAGCGGCTATATTCAACAAGATGATGGTGCCGGAGAGGCTTACGTCCGCCGCTGGGGCGATAGGTGGCGGCCGGGCGGCACTAGATGTCGCGATAAGGTATAGCATTCTGAGGAAAGCCTTCGGTAGACCTATAAGGGACTTTCAAGGGGTGAGCTTCAAGGTTGCTGACAGCGTGATGAAACTTGACGCGGCGAGGGCTCTGACGTATATGGCTGCTAGGACAGCTGACCTTGGGCTTGACGCTAGGAGGCTTGTTGCTGAGGCTAAGGCGTTTGCCACAGAGGCGGCATGGGAGGCTGTGAACAACGCCATGCAAATACTAGGAGGGATAGGATACACCACTGTTTACCCGGTGGAAAGGGCGCTCAGAGACGCGCGCTTGGGCCTCATATGGACTGGGTCGAACGAAGTCATGAGGATGATAATACAGCACGAGGTTTACAAAGAGTACTTGAAAGGGGAAAGGCCGCCTGTCAGGGACGTAGAGGAAGACGCCGCGGACGCCGACAAGACAGAGGAGAAGAGGTATGAGTGA
- a CDS encoding enoyl-CoA hydratase-related protein, protein MSTYETIILKKEPPLAWIILNRPKANAINQKLIDELDKALDELWFDKDTRVVIITGSGDRFFSAGADLKEPLPLTLMQTKGTAQVVGMLETAMYMAKVTQKIERFPKIVIAAINGFALGGGCELALACDFRIAVEDAQIGQPELQRGIIPGWGGTQRLVRLVGLAKAKELCLIAEPISAQEAYRIGLVNKVVPREKFEEEVRAFAMKLAQGPPIAQRVTKYALNFGAEAPISSGLILEGALASIASASKDAMEGVMAFLEKRAPQFKGE, encoded by the coding sequence TTGTCCACATACGAGACCATAATTTTAAAGAAAGAGCCGCCACTAGCATGGATAATACTTAACAGGCCTAAGGCTAACGCGATAAACCAGAAGCTCATAGACGAGCTTGACAAGGCGCTCGACGAGCTCTGGTTTGACAAGGACACGCGCGTCGTGATAATAACCGGGTCCGGTGACAGGTTCTTCTCGGCTGGGGCAGACTTAAAGGAGCCATTGCCGCTGACGCTTATGCAGACGAAAGGAACTGCGCAAGTTGTAGGCATGCTTGAGACGGCAATGTACATGGCGAAAGTGACGCAGAAGATTGAAAGGTTCCCCAAGATAGTTATAGCGGCCATAAACGGGTTCGCCCTGGGAGGAGGGTGCGAGCTCGCACTGGCATGTGACTTCAGGATAGCTGTTGAGGATGCCCAAATAGGTCAGCCCGAGCTTCAAAGAGGCATCATCCCAGGGTGGGGTGGAACACAGAGACTGGTACGTCTCGTCGGCCTAGCAAAGGCTAAGGAGCTCTGCCTGATAGCTGAGCCGATAAGCGCCCAGGAAGCCTACAGGATAGGTCTCGTCAACAAAGTGGTGCCGCGGGAGAAGTTTGAGGAAGAGGTTAGAGCCTTCGCTATGAAGCTCGCACAGGGACCGCCTATAGCCCAGCGTGTAACGAAGTACGCGCTCAACTTCGGAGCAGAAGCTCCAATAAGTAGCGGATTAATCCTTGAGGGCGCCCTAGCATCCATAGCGAGCGCGAGCAAAGACGCCATGGAAGGAGTTATGGCCTTCCTAGAAAAGCGGGCACCACAGTTCAAGGGAGAATAA